The Mastacembelus armatus chromosome 14, fMasArm1.2, whole genome shotgun sequence genomic interval ctttaaatacagctgtgtttgctttgtcCTACCACAAAGCCTTGATGTGGAAATACTCAACAAAAgcctttttgttctttaaaaatattctttctGAATAACCAAAtgctctatttttattttttgtggtgGTTCAGACAACTCAACATACAAAACTACATATGGGGGGAGCTTTGATTTATCTGAACCCACAATCCGCACCCAGAAAACGGGTTTTATTCTAATAGAATCCAACAATCACAAACTAGCATTGTCCTCAATAGCAAGAAATGACTTTATTCtgtgacaaaaaacaaaccaccatGATCTGGCCTTCATCAGAGACACACCTGGTGTAGctacactttaaaaaaacagtcaggTTATTCCCCTCAGGGTAATTAATCACCAATATAATTAGTGAGGGCTCAgttgtgactttttgtttttggagtACAATGAAGTGATTTGAGTCTCCTCTACACAACAGAAGCATATGTTGACGTGTGTACCAAAttagggaggaaaaaaaacccataGCTACAGAAATGCTGCAGGGTTGACATGAGACATCTGGAAAAATAATCATGTGCTCAATGTccagttaaaaaaatgaaaaagattaaACTGTTAAATGGTTGAGTCTAGTTTGTTCTTGACAAAAGTGCCTTTGTCTCCTTGTACTGACATGTGATTCACAGCCTACAAAACCTGCTTTAATCACTGCGTTTCTGctgataagctttttttttttttttaaatcaacattaacaaaaacttttttttttttttgttctctccccccccccccgccgtTTTTCTACAGCGTGAGTGTATCTCAGTGCACGTTGGTCAGGCTGGTGTTCAGATTGGAAATGCCTGCTGGGAGCTCTACTGCCTGGAACATGGGATCCAGCCTGATGGACAGATGCCCAGTGACAAGACCATTGGAGGAGGAGACGACTCATTCAACACCTTCTTCAGTGAGACTGGGGCTGGAAAGCATGTCCCAAGAGCTGTTTTTGTGGATCTGGAGCCCACTGTCATTGGTAAATGCTCATTAAACATAAACTTAAATTTTAAGTCCAAGCAActttgaattaaataaaataacttctgCTAATTTTCCTCAGATGAAGTACGCACTGGGACCTATCGCCAGCTGTTCCACCCTGAGCAGCTGATCACTGGCAAGGAGGATGCTGCCAACAACTATGCACGTGGACACTACACCATTGGCAAAGAGATCATTGACATTGTGCTGGACAGGATGCGCAAACTGGTGGGTAGCCTATGAGAAGGAATCATCCTTAAGTATGATTTTTAAATCTCAAACTGTCATCTGATCACTATCTTGTCCTCAGGCCGACCAGTGCACTGGTCTTCAGGGATTCCTGGTTTTCCACAGCTTCGGAGGTGGCACCGGTTCAGGTTTCACCTCCCTGCTGATGGAGCGCCTGTCTGTCGACTACGGCAAGAAGTCCAAGCTGGAGTTCTCCATCTATCCAGCTCCCCAGGTGTCCACCGCTGTGGTGGAGCCCTACAACTCCATCCTGACCACCCACACTACCCTAGAGCACTCTGACTGTGCCTTTATGGTGGATAATGAAGCAATCTATGATATCTGCCGTAGGAACCTCGATATCGAGCGTCCTACCTACACCAACCTGAACAGGTTGATCAGTCAGATTGTGTCCTCCATCACTGCTTCCCTTCGTTTTGATGGTGCCCTCAATGTTGATCTGACTGAGTTCCAGACCAACTTGGTGCCATATCCCCGTATCCACTTCCCTCTGGCCACCTATGCCCCTGTAATTTCTGCTGAGAAGGCTTACCATGAGCAGTTAACAGTGGCAGAAATTACCAATGCCTGCTTTgagccagccaatcagatggTGAAATGTGACCCTCGCCACGGCAAGTACATGGCTTGCTGCCTTTTGTACCGTGGTGATGTGGTGCCTAAAGATGTCAATGCTGCCATTGCCACTATCAAAACCAAGCGCACCATCCAGTTTGTGGACTGGTGCCCCACTGGTTTCAAGGTTGGTATCAATTACCAGCCACCCACTGTAGTTCCTGGTGGAGACCTGGCTAAAGTCCAGCGGGCTGTGTGCATGCTGAGCAACACCACTGCTATTGCAGAGGCCTGGGCTCGGCTTGACCACAAGTTTGATCTGATGTATGCCAAGCGTGCCTTTGTTCACTGGTATGTGGGTGAGgggatggaggagggggagtTCTCTGAGGCCAGAGAGGACATGGCTGCTCTGGAGAAGGATTATGAGGAGGTTGGAATTGACTCAGCTGACGGTGAAGGAGAGGATGATGGAGAGGAGTATTAGTCATGTGCTGCCTCTCAAAGATTTCTGCATGTCcggaaaataaaataaaatctgttcaCTAACTGCACAGTTCAGTCTCATTTTTCATTCAGGAGGGTCCTGTCTAAGATAAGACCTGGAGTCTTAGTTTTAACAAGGCAGAGACAATATTGCACTTAGTACAAACAGCTTTAAGAGTGGTGCAGACTTAAAAACAAATTGCTGCTCTTCTGGACATTAAACTGGTTAGAAATGGTtttaaacagcagtttttagTGATGCTTTGTAGATTAGTTTCATTCTACACTGCTAAGCCTGTCTGATTTGGTTTACTAGGCTctgaaagctgctgctgtaCTTGCTTCAGCCACTTGAGGGCAGTGGTGTTCAACACATTTAGACTACACTAGGTTAAAGTAGCAACTATTGTAGGTAACATGTAGTTTGACTAACTTGGAACAAATGCCTGGCTGGGAAGTAGAAAGGCCtggtttttaaagtgaaattagAAACTTATCACATGAGATCTGTGTAAGATTATCACTCACATCTGTTTAGTGCCAATAAACATGTTAGTTTAGATATAATAAAGTCCATCAGTAAGAAATGTCTAAACTGTATTAATCACCaaaggaaaaatgtttatttgggGAGCAGGATTTAGTCTAACAAACACTAGACTGATTCAGAGCTAAGGGCActgctttgttttggtgttggcTACAGAATGTGTATTTGTTCATAAATTTGAGTCATACATTTTAGTGTCTTCTAAGGGACCAGTAATAAAATGACAGTCACTATTCCATTAAAGAGTTTTATCACTGTAGACTAAGATGAAGCACTATCTTAAAGTGCAACGCACGGATGGCTGCTCAATGCTGGCTCCAAAAATACTAGGGcaatcatttttttccccccgaGTCATTATGGTCTCAGTCACTTCATTTGGGGAATCTAATACATGTACTGGTGGTAATTTTGGACATTATGGCTTTAATGTCTGATCTGTGGGTGTTGATTGACAAGTGTGATTGACAGTTGGCTGCCTGCTGCTCCTTCAGGTCCTCAACTCACAATCTGTTGGACTTTAAGCTTCTGTTTCTATAACAAacataatttatatataatttctgCTGTGTCTGTAGTCAAGACCCTCAGTGTCAAATAGTGTATGTAGACCAACTTGATCAGATTTATATTAATTCAAAAATGCTGAATATGCTTACAATTAGTCTGATTTTAGGCAAGTTAACAAATACATGTGCAGAGATGGGTGAAAGCATGACCAGACTATATCTATTCATGTTCCTATTGGAGATAAAACATATCAGAAAAATGCTTTGGAGCAGAGGAAGTGGCTACGCTAGCTCTGTGTAAAGGTAAATAAATCTGAGTGCAAGCATGTTTAAAGctcactgatcaatactgaaGTCTAAAAATGACAGTTTTGCAGGTGAGGAGTGTTGTGCTACTTATGGTCCATGGGTGCAGTGTCTGCAGGGTGCAGGTCCCAGCAGGACTCAAGAGCAATGAGCAAACCTGCTGACATCACAACCATGTGAGTCCAACTTTAACCACATGGGGGAGACAGACATCCACTAATTAATACAAACATGTTCTGTCAGTCAAATGACGGGAGTGTGCTCTTgagcatattttttaaatcttaagtATTTCAACTGCGATTCAAAGTGGTTTTCAAGCCTTTCAGGATTACACTCCCATAAAGCTGAAAGCAATTTcagagacaaataaaagaaGGGTTGAAATCAGTGTAATGAAGgatgatatactgtatgttgttttagGCTCTAGAACAGGTCAAGCTTTAAAAAATAGTGCATCCCATAATTCCCATAATGCTGTTATCCAATCTTTCATTAGAAATATCCTCATCTTTCAATCTTAGTTTaaactgcagatttttttgtcaaatatttactgtagaaTTAACAAACTCCTTTGAGGATAAGACTTCACACAGCAGTTTCACAGGTTCCCTGCACGACTAAACCAACTTTTATGTGTGAAACTGGTGGAGTGGACCTTTAAGTGTAAGCTCTCTTTAATAACAGAGTTATTTCTgtgaattttattaatttaagtgTGTAGGAGCCAATTGGCAATGATTTAAATCATGCTGATCAGCAAAATATAAGTATCAAGTCTAACTTGCTAACTGGTGTTATTAATTCACCTAattatgctgtatttttatgctTGTGTTGGCGTTAATTAACTCTATGTTGTTGCATAGTATCATATTATGCTGTGTTGTGTAAAGCCATAGCTGTTGTATgtgaaatattacaaataatCAGACAAATCTAGTGGCGTAAACAGCAAAATATTTCCTTCTGATATATGAAGCAACAGAAGcataaagcagcaaaaaaatgTTATGGCATGATACTAAAAATCTCtttgcagtaaaatgtgatACCAGTATTGCGGGCCATGATAGAGCTTGTTcattcaaacatttcaaaataaaataactttgaCTGTAGAGCTACactactgtaaaacatgacagtCCCTCCACACAACGAAGCCAGGTCTATAAAGAGATGACCTCCACCTCTCCAACACCTTTGGGATGAGCTGCAGTCCCAGCTGTCAGCCAGACCTTATCACACAACATCAGTGTTGGACTTCGCTAAAGCTCTTGTGGCTGAATGggagcaaatccctgcagccaggcACCAAATCCCACAGAAAGCCTGAAACCAGAGACCTGTTAGAGCAGACTGGACTGGCCACATGAGTTGCTCTAATTTATCTGGGGACCCCACCAGTTTGTAGATCCAGAGAGTGGAAAACGCACTTTTAAAGCCCACTTAACCGTGGAGCCATCAGTATTATGGGGTTTACCAATGAAGCtctttgtttgttgtcatttaTCTAATGTGTGTATAATGTGTAAACACACTTATAGTTGAGGACCAGGATGTAATACAAGAGGGACAGGTGGAGAGAGAGGATCATTAAAAATCTTCCAGTAGTGAAGACAACTGGATTAACCTTTTGCCGGTAATGGACCTGAGCCCTGTAAGGAATGTAACAGCCTGGTGTCTCTCCTCACCCAGGTCTGGATAACGAGTGTAGGAGAATACCGATTGTGTGCTGACTGATTGACTTTAAAAGTAGCAGATGATGGAGCACTGAAACATTAACAGGTTTTTCACTTTGCAATTTAGAGATGTATATCATCAGAGAAATGCCTCCAAGAGACAATAATATGTAAAGTGGACTCTCAATGTATTCAAAGTTGTCGCAGTACCTCTCTCTCTGAGGCAGTGTGACAAGTTGAGCGTTATATGACATCCCATGAGACTCAAGCAAATGGACCACGCTCAACAGGAATATTACATCAGCAATGAATTAATCACTGCTTTCTAAAAGCTATGCCAGTTTGAGTGTTCTCATATGAAACGATTCTGAAAAGAGCATTTAGTGAAGGTGTTTTAGCACCATCGAAAGTCATACAATGTGAGGAAAAAGACAAGACAGAGGCAAATCAGAGACGTCTGGGCTGGAAACGGGTCCAAGAAACATATTGAGAGAGGAGACAATTTTGGCTTGAATAAGCAGCTTCATCTTGAATGGAGATACCGAGCAGGCAttacaaacaaagacaaaagaatgACAGAAGGGCTATTTGCCATTTCGTTCAGGTGGAAGTGGCCGTTTTGAGATGAAAAGTACATGATTGCGGCTTTCTGGAGGAACTGGGGAAAATGTAAGCTGTTTTGGAAGGCAAACAATATGCTAAATGATCAAACTGGCATGTTTGCAGCAAAACTGAGAATTCCCAATTACATGACCAGAGCCTGGCCACACTCCACATAATCATTTCAACCATTTATGGATAGCAAACCATCTGGTCAGGCACGTCATACATACTGACATCATGTAAACACAGGAGCTGCAGCACGAGCAACATGATAGGATGTGATCAGACAACAGTACTGAGTGTAGGTCTGAGTGTTGCGCTGATGCACGATGCCATCTAACAGAAAAATCTAGGTTTTAGTTATTTGTGGGGGTTTCTCTGATAGAAGTATAGAACTGAAGAGTTTGTAGGAGCCTAAGATGAGTGTATTCAAGTTATATCAGCTCCTTGAGCCCCATGTAAAGGAAACGGCTTATTTAATCACAGTATACTGCTCAGTGGAAGCAGGGTTTAATTTAGGcacaaacatatttaacatatttaaatCTACCTGTTTTCCCCCTCCCTCAGTAAAGACAAGACTGTGAGTGTTTAGTTTAAAGTATACTTAAGGCATAACCTGGGACCCCCACCCCTCATTTCAAACCCTCATAACCTGGGGCCTATCCTGTGTCAGTGGTTACGGAGCCACCACACTACACTACCCTTCCACAACATGTGTGACTTATTCAGTACAACATTTAGGCACATTCCCCTCCTAACCAGATTATTATGGCATACAGCATTTTTTATGAGGTTAGTCAGAGTTATTacaaagtgaaatgtattttaatctGAAAATGAGTGAAAGGGAAGTGCAGTATGAAAGCCACAT includes:
- the LOC113142618 gene encoding tubulin alpha-1B chain-like, whose translation is MRECISVHVGQAGVQIGNACWELYCLEHGIQPDGQMPSDKTIGGGDDSFNTFFSETGAGKHVPRAVFVDLEPTVIDEVRTGTYRQLFHPEQLITGKEDAANNYARGHYTIGKEIIDIVLDRMRKLADQCTGLQGFLVFHSFGGGTGSGFTSLLMERLSVDYGKKSKLEFSIYPAPQVSTAVVEPYNSILTTHTTLEHSDCAFMVDNEAIYDICRRNLDIERPTYTNLNRLISQIVSSITASLRFDGALNVDLTEFQTNLVPYPRIHFPLATYAPVISAEKAYHEQLTVAEITNACFEPANQMVKCDPRHGKYMACCLLYRGDVVPKDVNAAIATIKTKRTIQFVDWCPTGFKVGINYQPPTVVPGGDLAKVQRAVCMLSNTTAIAEAWARLDHKFDLMYAKRAFVHWYVGEGMEEGEFSEAREDMAALEKDYEEVGIDSADGEGEDDGEEY